In Taeniopygia guttata chromosome 2, bTaeGut7.mat, whole genome shotgun sequence, one genomic interval encodes:
- the NMT2 gene encoding glycylpeptide N-tetradecanoyltransferase 2 isoform X1 — MAEDSESAASQQSLELDDQDTCGIDGDNEEETEHAKGSPGGDLGAKKKKKKQKRKKEKPNSGGTKSDSASDSQEIKIQQPSKNPAIPMQKLQDIQRAMELLSACQGPAKNIDEATKRKYQFWDTQPVPKLNEVITSHGAIEPDKDNVRLEPYSLPQGFMWDTLDLSNAEVLKELYTLLNENYVEDDDNMFRFDYSPEFLLWALRPPGWLPQWHCGVRVSSNKKLVGFISAIPANIRIYDSVKKMVEINFLCVHKKLRSKRVAPVLIREITRRVNLEGIFQAVYTAGVVLPKPVATCRYWHRSLNPRKLVEVKFSHLSRNMTLQRTMKLYRLPDATKTSGLRPMEQKDTKAVQELINTYLKQFNLAPVMDEEEVAHWFLPRDHIIDTYVVEGSNGILTDFLSFYTLPSTVMHHPVHKSLKAAYSFYNIHTETPLLDLMNDALIIAKLKGFDVFNALDLMENKTFLEKLKFGIGDGNLQYYLYNWRCPGMESEKVGLVLQ, encoded by the exons AagtcctggaggggatttgggagcgaagaagaagaaaaagaagcagaagagaaaaaaggagaaaccaAATTCTGGAGGCACCAAATCAGATTCTGCATCTGACTCCCAGGAGATTAAAATTCAACAACCTTCAAAA AACCCAGCCATTCCAATGCAGAAGCTTCAAGACATCCAGAGAGCAATGGAGCTGCTCTCCGCATGCCAAGGCCCAGCAAAGAATATTGATGAGGCTACCAAACGTAAATACCAGTTTTGGGATACACAACCTGTACCTAAACTTA ATGAAGTTATAACTTCACATGGTGCAATTGAACCAGATAAGGACAATGTTCGCCTAGAGCCATACTCTTTGCCACAAGGTTTTATGTGGGACACATTGGATCTTAGCAATGCTGAAGTT CTGAAGGAGTTATACACACTATTAAATGAGAATTACGTAGAAGATGATGATAATATGTTTAGGTTTGATTATTCACCTGAATTTCTTCTGTG GGCATTGCGTCCTCCGGGCTGGTTACCGCAGTGGCACTGCGGGGTTAGAGTGTCTTCAAACAAAAAACTGGTAGGATTCATAAGTGCCATCCCTGCAAATATTCGTATTTATGACAG TGTGAAGAAAATGGTAGAAATCAATTTTCTGTGTGTCCATAAGAAACTGAGGTCTAAACGGGTGGCACCTGTATTGATTCGGGAAATAACCAGAAGAGTAAatttggaaggaatttttcAGGCTGTTTACACTGCTGGAGTGGTACTTCCCAAACCTGTGGCCACTTGCAG GTATTGGCATCGTTCACTAAATCCCAGAAAATTGGTGGAGGTGAAATTTTCACATCTGAGTAGAAACATGACTCTACAAAGAACAATGAAGCTTTACAGACTTCCTGAT GCCACAAAGACATCAGGTTTGAGACCAATGGAACAAAAAGATACTAAAGCAGTACAAGAATTAATCAATACTTACTTGAAACAGTTTAATCTTGCTCCTGTGATGGATGAAGAAGAGGTGGCCCACTGGTTCCTGCCTCGGGATCATATTATTGACACTTACGTGGTAGAG GGTTCAAATGGTATTTTAACAGACTTCCTCAGTTTCTACACATTACCTTCAACAGTGATGCATCATCCTGTTCATAAAAGCCTCAAAGCTGCCTATTCCTTTTACAATATTCATACAGAGACTCCCCTGTTGGACTTAATGAATGATGCACTCATTATAGCTAAATTG AAAGGATTTGATGTGTTCAATGCACTAGACttaatggaaaacaaaacattccTGGAAAAACTCAAGTTTGGGATTGGAGATGGAAATTTGCAGTATTACTTGTACAACTGGAGATGTCCAGGCATGGAATCTGAAAAG gTTGGTCTTGTATTACAATGA
- the NMT2 gene encoding glycylpeptide N-tetradecanoyltransferase 2 isoform X2, whose translation MQKLQDIQRAMELLSACQGPAKNIDEATKRKYQFWDTQPVPKLNEVITSHGAIEPDKDNVRLEPYSLPQGFMWDTLDLSNAEVLKELYTLLNENYVEDDDNMFRFDYSPEFLLWALRPPGWLPQWHCGVRVSSNKKLVGFISAIPANIRIYDSVKKMVEINFLCVHKKLRSKRVAPVLIREITRRVNLEGIFQAVYTAGVVLPKPVATCRYWHRSLNPRKLVEVKFSHLSRNMTLQRTMKLYRLPDATKTSGLRPMEQKDTKAVQELINTYLKQFNLAPVMDEEEVAHWFLPRDHIIDTYVVEGSNGILTDFLSFYTLPSTVMHHPVHKSLKAAYSFYNIHTETPLLDLMNDALIIAKLKGFDVFNALDLMENKTFLEKLKFGIGDGNLQYYLYNWRCPGMESEKVGLVLQ comes from the exons ATGCAGAAGCTTCAAGACATCCAGAGAGCAATGGAGCTGCTCTCCGCATGCCAAGGCCCAGCAAAGAATATTGATGAGGCTACCAAACGTAAATACCAGTTTTGGGATACACAACCTGTACCTAAACTTA ATGAAGTTATAACTTCACATGGTGCAATTGAACCAGATAAGGACAATGTTCGCCTAGAGCCATACTCTTTGCCACAAGGTTTTATGTGGGACACATTGGATCTTAGCAATGCTGAAGTT CTGAAGGAGTTATACACACTATTAAATGAGAATTACGTAGAAGATGATGATAATATGTTTAGGTTTGATTATTCACCTGAATTTCTTCTGTG GGCATTGCGTCCTCCGGGCTGGTTACCGCAGTGGCACTGCGGGGTTAGAGTGTCTTCAAACAAAAAACTGGTAGGATTCATAAGTGCCATCCCTGCAAATATTCGTATTTATGACAG TGTGAAGAAAATGGTAGAAATCAATTTTCTGTGTGTCCATAAGAAACTGAGGTCTAAACGGGTGGCACCTGTATTGATTCGGGAAATAACCAGAAGAGTAAatttggaaggaatttttcAGGCTGTTTACACTGCTGGAGTGGTACTTCCCAAACCTGTGGCCACTTGCAG GTATTGGCATCGTTCACTAAATCCCAGAAAATTGGTGGAGGTGAAATTTTCACATCTGAGTAGAAACATGACTCTACAAAGAACAATGAAGCTTTACAGACTTCCTGAT GCCACAAAGACATCAGGTTTGAGACCAATGGAACAAAAAGATACTAAAGCAGTACAAGAATTAATCAATACTTACTTGAAACAGTTTAATCTTGCTCCTGTGATGGATGAAGAAGAGGTGGCCCACTGGTTCCTGCCTCGGGATCATATTATTGACACTTACGTGGTAGAG GGTTCAAATGGTATTTTAACAGACTTCCTCAGTTTCTACACATTACCTTCAACAGTGATGCATCATCCTGTTCATAAAAGCCTCAAAGCTGCCTATTCCTTTTACAATATTCATACAGAGACTCCCCTGTTGGACTTAATGAATGATGCACTCATTATAGCTAAATTG AAAGGATTTGATGTGTTCAATGCACTAGACttaatggaaaacaaaacattccTGGAAAAACTCAAGTTTGGGATTGGAGATGGAAATTTGCAGTATTACTTGTACAACTGGAGATGTCCAGGCATGGAATCTGAAAAG gTTGGTCTTGTATTACAATGA